Proteins encoded in a region of the uncultured Fibrobacter sp. genome:
- a CDS encoding glycosyltransferase family 1 protein — translation MSNTGNKNLKIAIDARMVNRTGIGTCIQHWLKDVAYTIALGDPKNLEPYGNIPKHIPFISSIYGYEEQLKFPYRALYREKPDVLHIPHCNVPLFYRGKMIVTIHDLTHLVYPEFLPMKIVHWYFKFIFWFVCKRANHIMVVSESTKRDLLCFYKVDPSKITVIPLAAGNEFVQKSKDEVDYLYDKFNIPRDKKIILYVGNLLPHKNLNGLLKGFAQMNGKENCRLVLIGKAFDGRTKATIEGDLGIENLVIHAGMVSQEDLVCFYNLADLFVLPSLYEGFGLPVLEALACKTPVACSNTSSLPEVGGNVAKYFDPSDPQSIAHTLENSINDKGKYDHEIEGWVRQFNWKASADKIQKIAADVAAIK, via the coding sequence ATGAGCAATACCGGAAATAAGAATTTAAAAATCGCCATTGACGCCCGTATGGTCAACCGCACCGGAATCGGAACATGCATTCAGCATTGGCTAAAGGATGTTGCCTATACAATCGCTCTTGGCGACCCCAAGAATCTTGAGCCCTACGGCAACATCCCCAAGCACATTCCCTTTATCAGCAGCATTTATGGCTACGAAGAACAGCTGAAATTTCCGTACCGAGCGCTCTACCGAGAAAAGCCCGATGTCTTGCACATTCCGCACTGCAACGTTCCGCTTTTCTACCGCGGCAAAATGATCGTCACCATCCACGACCTGACTCATTTGGTTTATCCCGAATTTTTGCCGATGAAAATTGTGCATTGGTACTTCAAGTTCATTTTCTGGTTTGTCTGCAAGCGAGCAAATCACATTATGGTCGTATCGGAAAGTACCAAGCGCGACCTTCTGTGCTTTTACAAGGTGGATCCGTCCAAAATAACGGTCATCCCCCTTGCCGCCGGAAATGAATTTGTCCAAAAGAGTAAAGACGAAGTCGACTACCTGTATGACAAGTTCAACATTCCCCGCGACAAGAAAATCATCCTGTACGTAGGAAACCTGCTCCCCCACAAGAACCTGAACGGCCTTCTGAAGGGTTTTGCCCAAATGAACGGCAAGGAAAATTGCAGGCTCGTTCTTATAGGAAAAGCTTTCGACGGGCGAACGAAAGCCACCATAGAAGGTGACCTTGGCATCGAAAACCTGGTTATCCACGCAGGAATGGTTAGCCAAGAAGATCTCGTTTGCTTCTACAATCTTGCAGACCTCTTTGTACTCCCCTCCCTCTACGAAGGATTCGGGCTTCCCGTCCTCGAAGCGCTTGCATGCAAAACGCCTGTAGCCTGCTCCAACACGTCGTCACTCCCCGAGGTCGGTGGAAATGTCGCCAAATACTTCGATCCTAGCGATCCCCAAAGTATTGCGCACACCCTAGAAAATTCGATCAACGACAAGGGAAAATACGATCACGAAATAGAAGGATGGGTCAGGCAATTCAATTGGAAAGCTTCTGCCGACAAAATTCAAAAAATTGCAGCCGATGTAGCTGCAATCAAGTAA
- a CDS encoding class I SAM-dependent methyltransferase, whose amino-acid sequence MYRNKARYDVAMLVPKDVKSVLEIGAGAGLNYVIYPQDSYKVAIEPENRTDTHTIDKVPGGFNEYHHVFYEQYTEDKKFDLVVMCDVLEHVNDPVDLINFCKKHLNPEGHILVSLPNFCCIENLLKIIITRDFRYFKPDEGEHALGVLDINHKTFWTKKSFVRFAKENGLEVEKIVGIRKQLKFMPGLLSHSSFIPFQYGFLTKLKK is encoded by the coding sequence ATGTACCGGAATAAAGCGCGTTACGATGTGGCCATGTTGGTGCCGAAAGATGTTAAGAGTGTCCTAGAAATTGGTGCTGGCGCCGGATTGAACTATGTGATTTACCCGCAGGATTCCTACAAGGTCGCCATTGAACCCGAAAACAGGACCGATACGCATACCATCGACAAGGTTCCGGGTGGTTTCAACGAATACCATCACGTGTTTTACGAACAATACACCGAAGATAAAAAGTTTGATCTCGTGGTGATGTGCGATGTTCTGGAACACGTGAACGATCCGGTAGACCTGATTAACTTCTGCAAAAAGCACCTGAATCCCGAAGGTCACATTCTGGTGTCGCTGCCGAATTTCTGCTGTATCGAAAATTTGCTCAAGATTATTATTACCCGTGATTTCCGCTACTTTAAGCCGGACGAAGGTGAACATGCCTTGGGCGTGCTGGATATTAACCACAAGACATTCTGGACCAAGAAGAGCTTTGTCCGCTTTGCCAAGGAAAATGGTCTTGAAGTTGAAAAGATTGTGGGTATCCGTAAGCAGCTCAAGTTTATGCCGGGCCTTTTGAGCCATTCAAGCTTTATCCCGTTCCAGTACGGATTCCTGACCAAGCTGAAAAAGTAG
- a CDS encoding lysylphosphatidylglycerol synthase transmembrane domain-containing protein translates to MATDKTVSKLFIKRIFQLLVSVGGFAYIFYKIPLASVAENWNLGMTPWILATLVAATLIMVIQANRWKGLSVQGPEIPFKTYYAYTAMGYFFNNLLPTGFGGDAVKSLAFGKKFNQTSQSISAVFLARIQGLLAMFLCFFIALPFALNQAEIPFTYTLIMTFALLACMAIVVLCLFSDKVPVPAVILNKLTLIPKMQKSLSIYRQYKKQVLLSSLDSLWLQLLTLFMAYAYFRAVGQSIDICILIVFTSITTIVSMLPISLNGIGVREGVQVALFTGILGIPAPVVLSAGLLGYIPLLFQALQGAVVLVGSRK, encoded by the coding sequence ATGGCAACCGATAAGACTGTTTCAAAGCTCTTTATCAAGCGGATATTCCAGCTTCTTGTAAGCGTGGGCGGTTTCGCCTATATCTTTTACAAGATTCCGCTTGCAAGCGTTGCAGAAAACTGGAACCTCGGGATGACCCCCTGGATTCTAGCGACTCTTGTGGCCGCGACCCTGATCATGGTGATTCAGGCAAACCGCTGGAAAGGGCTTTCGGTACAAGGTCCCGAAATTCCGTTCAAGACCTACTACGCCTACACGGCCATGGGCTACTTCTTTAACAACCTGTTGCCCACCGGCTTTGGCGGCGACGCCGTAAAGTCACTCGCCTTCGGTAAAAAATTCAACCAGACAAGCCAATCCATTTCGGCAGTGTTCCTTGCCCGCATCCAAGGGCTTTTGGCAATGTTCCTGTGCTTTTTCATAGCACTCCCCTTCGCCTTGAATCAAGCCGAGATTCCCTTTACCTATACGTTAATTATGACGTTCGCCCTTTTGGCCTGCATGGCAATTGTGGTCCTTTGCCTTTTTTCGGACAAGGTTCCCGTACCGGCCGTCATCTTAAACAAGCTAACCCTTATTCCCAAAATGCAGAAAAGCCTGTCTATTTACAGGCAGTACAAGAAACAGGTTCTTTTGTCGTCTCTAGATTCCCTGTGGTTGCAACTTTTGACCCTGTTCATGGCCTACGCCTACTTTAGGGCTGTCGGGCAATCTATCGACATCTGCATTCTTATCGTATTTACAAGCATCACCACAATAGTTTCGATGCTCCCGATATCCCTAAACGGCATCGGCGTACGCGAAGGCGTTCAAGTCGCCCTATTTACGGGAATTTTAGGGATTCCTGCTCCGGTCGTACTTTCTGCAGGGCTCTTGGGCTACATTCCGTTGCTGTTCCAAGCTCTGCAAGGGGCAGTAGTTTTAGTCGGAAGTAGAAAATAA
- a CDS encoding NAD(P)H-dependent glycerol-3-phosphate dehydrogenase, which produces MKVTVLGTGGWGLSLGQVVYENKNEVMFWTNSQAEVDLLSTEHQYKDKLPGVIFPADFKYTTDMNAALEGCDMVLIVVPSQFMGGVAKNLGKWTPVKGKEPVVVCATKGILEGTNQLMSEVLLENVPWLTEDKMVAFSGPSHAEEVSRHILTAIVSACVNEESAKLVQKTMSCSYLRVYTSTDIVGVELCGSVKNVIAIASGVLYGLEAGGKYKIGDNTRAAILTRGQAEMCRLGKALGAKPETFAGLAGMGDLIVTCLSQHSRNRYVGEHIGKGETIEQVLAGMKMVAEGVPTCKSTKALADKLGVEMPIVNAVHALLFEGKKVDEVIKEMWGRELKDEVWG; this is translated from the coding sequence ATGAAGGTTACAGTTTTAGGTACAGGTGGTTGGGGACTTTCTCTTGGCCAGGTGGTGTACGAAAATAAGAATGAAGTGATGTTCTGGACCAATTCCCAGGCCGAAGTAGACTTGCTTTCTACGGAACACCAGTACAAGGATAAACTTCCGGGCGTTATCTTCCCGGCCGACTTTAAATATACAACCGATATGAACGCCGCCCTTGAAGGCTGCGATATGGTTTTGATTGTGGTGCCGAGCCAATTTATGGGCGGTGTCGCCAAGAATCTTGGCAAGTGGACTCCGGTCAAGGGCAAGGAACCGGTGGTGGTCTGTGCTACGAAGGGTATTCTCGAAGGCACGAACCAGCTCATGAGCGAAGTGCTTCTCGAAAACGTTCCTTGGCTCACCGAAGACAAAATGGTTGCCTTTAGTGGCCCGTCGCATGCTGAAGAAGTCAGCCGCCACATTCTAACGGCGATTGTTTCTGCTTGCGTGAACGAAGAATCCGCCAAGCTCGTCCAGAAGACCATGAGCTGCTCCTACCTGCGTGTCTACACTTCTACCGACATCGTGGGCGTGGAACTCTGCGGTTCCGTCAAGAACGTGATTGCTATCGCTTCTGGTGTGCTTTACGGCCTCGAAGCCGGTGGCAAGTACAAGATTGGCGACAATACTCGTGCCGCTATCCTCACTCGCGGTCAGGCTGAAATGTGCCGCCTCGGTAAGGCTCTCGGCGCAAAGCCCGAAACCTTTGCTGGCCTTGCCGGCATGGGCGACTTGATTGTGACTTGTCTTTCTCAGCACAGCCGCAACCGCTATGTGGGCGAACACATCGGTAAGGGCGAAACGATTGAACAGGTTCTTGCCGGTATGAAAATGGTGGCCGAAGGCGTACCGACTTGCAAGAGCACCAAGGCACTGGCTGATAAGCTTGGCGTCGAAATGCCCATTGTGAACGCTGTACACGCCCTCCTCTTCGAAGGCAAGAAGGTGGACGAAGTCATCAAGGAAATGTGGGGCCGCGAGCTCAAGGACGAAGTCTGGGGATAA
- the plsY gene encoding glycerol-3-phosphate 1-O-acyltransferase PlsY → MLGSIPSAIWIAKIAKGKSFDIRDYGSKNAGLTNTFRVLGWKPALPVVLMDLLKGFFGPWIAIKMCEAQVAAGGADYSHWVPLVAGLLVILGHSFTCFAGFRGGKGVLAALGVFLALCPITALSAFGVWIIFTFASKYVSVGSIAACVALAAFSTMGYLQLPFPPEKFNEGLWITCLLVAVFVIVKHKANIKRLMNGTENGFGSKRKTPKA, encoded by the coding sequence TTGCTGGGGTCAATCCCGAGCGCGATCTGGATCGCAAAAATCGCAAAGGGAAAGTCGTTCGACATTAGAGATTACGGCTCCAAGAATGCGGGACTCACCAATACGTTCCGCGTACTTGGCTGGAAACCGGCGCTCCCCGTGGTGCTGATGGACCTACTCAAGGGCTTCTTTGGACCGTGGATCGCCATTAAGATGTGCGAAGCCCAGGTGGCCGCCGGTGGTGCGGACTACTCCCATTGGGTGCCGCTTGTTGCAGGCCTCTTGGTGATTTTAGGACACAGTTTTACCTGCTTTGCCGGATTCCGTGGCGGTAAGGGCGTTCTCGCCGCTTTGGGCGTGTTCCTTGCGCTTTGCCCGATTACCGCGCTTTCTGCCTTTGGTGTTTGGATTATTTTCACGTTTGCATCGAAGTACGTGTCGGTGGGGAGCATTGCTGCCTGTGTGGCGCTTGCCGCTTTTTCGACAATGGGTTACCTGCAGTTGCCTTTCCCTCCGGAAAAGTTTAATGAAGGACTTTGGATTACCTGTCTTCTGGTTGCGGTTTTCGTGATTGTGAAGCACAAGGCTAACATTAAACGCCTAATGAACGGCACCGAGAACGGTTTTGGCAGCAAACGCAAGACTCCGAAGGCTTAA
- the der gene encoding ribosome biogenesis GTPase Der has product MKLPVVCIVGRPNVGKSSLFNRILGRRAAVVSDRDGVTRDRHYQTANYKGHEFTVVDTGGFLPDDSIDVLADSVRTQIFNAVEEADLVLFMVDVRVGITKLDEQFARMIRKLDKKVILVANKSENGADRQESYEFLKLGFGLPRTISALTGYACLSLMDEVVAVLPTPVRGERREERPIRFAILGRPNAGKSTLLNRLLNEDRAVVSDIPGTTRDSIDCDFAVDGVKFVVTDTAGLRKKAKVEDEVEIFSNMRTLESIRRSDVSVLMVDCTRGLEVQDFRIITEIRKAGKGLVLVLNKWDIFPDKTEKSFDHMVKEMLEREPMLEYVPIISASAKEGQRVNRIVQAIQTVYANCRRVLGRDRVATAFASFLEKNPVPSQNARVVQLTRACQIMVEPPVIAIETRTPELVADSYKRYLLKQFYEEFQLQGAPLRLNFDQKLTLRKDEDLEQFTESSNSVLAGVNPERDLDRKNRKGKVVRH; this is encoded by the coding sequence ATGAAATTACCTGTCGTATGTATAGTTGGACGCCCGAACGTGGGCAAGTCCTCGCTTTTTAACCGAATCTTGGGGCGTCGTGCCGCAGTTGTTTCTGACCGCGACGGCGTGACCCGCGATAGGCATTACCAAACGGCCAATTACAAAGGCCATGAATTTACGGTGGTCGATACCGGTGGTTTCTTGCCGGACGATTCCATCGACGTGCTTGCCGACAGTGTGCGCACGCAGATTTTTAATGCTGTTGAAGAGGCTGACCTGGTGCTCTTTATGGTGGATGTCCGCGTGGGCATTACCAAGCTCGATGAACAGTTTGCCCGCATGATCCGCAAGCTCGACAAGAAGGTGATTCTTGTCGCGAACAAGAGCGAAAACGGTGCCGACCGTCAAGAAAGCTACGAGTTTCTGAAACTGGGCTTTGGACTTCCGCGTACTATCAGCGCACTTACGGGCTATGCCTGCCTTTCGCTCATGGACGAAGTCGTGGCTGTGCTCCCGACGCCTGTGCGTGGTGAACGTCGCGAAGAACGTCCGATTCGCTTTGCCATTCTCGGTCGTCCGAATGCGGGTAAGAGCACTCTCTTGAACCGTTTGCTGAACGAAGACCGCGCCGTGGTGTCCGATATTCCGGGAACGACGCGCGACTCCATTGACTGCGACTTTGCGGTCGATGGTGTTAAGTTCGTGGTGACCGATACGGCGGGCCTGCGCAAGAAGGCGAAGGTCGAAGACGAAGTCGAAATTTTCAGCAACATGCGTACGCTCGAAAGCATTCGTCGCTCCGATGTGTCGGTACTCATGGTCGACTGCACCCGCGGGCTTGAAGTCCAGGACTTCCGCATCATTACTGAAATTCGCAAGGCGGGCAAGGGCTTGGTGCTTGTGCTCAACAAGTGGGATATTTTCCCGGACAAGACCGAAAAGTCCTTTGACCACATGGTCAAGGAAATGCTCGAACGCGAACCGATGCTTGAATACGTGCCGATTATTTCGGCGAGCGCCAAGGAAGGTCAGCGCGTCAACCGTATTGTGCAGGCCATTCAGACGGTGTATGCCAACTGCCGCCGTGTGCTTGGCCGCGACCGCGTGGCAACCGCCTTCGCAAGTTTCCTGGAAAAGAATCCGGTGCCAAGCCAGAACGCCCGTGTGGTACAGCTCACTCGCGCCTGCCAGATTATGGTGGAGCCTCCTGTGATTGCCATTGAAACCCGCACACCGGAACTGGTGGCCGATTCTTACAAGCGTTACTTGCTCAAACAGTTTTACGAAGAATTCCAGCTGCAGGGTGCGCCCCTCCGCTTGAACTTCGACCAGAAATTAACCCTTAGAAAGGATGAAGATCTTGAACAGTTTACTGAGTCTTCCAATAGCGTACTTGCTGGGGTCAATCCCGAGCGCGATCTGGATCGCAAAAATCGCAAAGGGAAAGTCGTTCGACATTAG
- a CDS encoding CotH kinase family protein, producing MKFNLWDVWFCCVLACVVACSDSSSGASSDEIEPDEISSGSQIGIDGEGNPVSANSSAVIDDPQNPQGNSSSSKKSDGSHDGPLPGEDPDMVPVDTTVPFIGNFPVIFSEVSPSNANFKDNDGNDPGWLELYNTSDAPVSLKGIALSNDARFPRRWVFGDATVPAKGHMIVFLSGKNYADYIAPSDSVNMIGTDCSSEASAGSGFGMMPGFDFGGGMGDFGGGAIPGMGGDAGAGNNGAGATGATTTSNAENLPGKSSLCFNENGVNQVGAVMRVAQGGTYTRLVVNSGAAKLGNADQLVIRGFITKTHKIRVNFKEGNDISAWTGKNLRGTGDSSSVYYVRLGDNATDLKRNNVTATTFATETQGSESTTIKVTSYIARKRGHEPHTTFKAEDQGGVLYLVNETGILDSVRYSAVPTGASWSRDAAGNWGFASPSPYGNTVGEVFAVQAQSNAVNIPPSGFYSSAVTVSFPAGTRCEQGGAEPTANSPTVEQALTINATAVLRCRTYAVGSYPSEEIIRTYVFESQPSIATLFVTTDPLSMFSPDTGLYMTGNGAAMMDSKKGANFWSNRELPVYVEMFEPGSPKTPAFGVMGDYKISGQYSRAKEKKSFSITLREEYGDKRLKYTLFPDHPELKKFKAFSLRNFGNNSGDDYVRDRIGTSMTEGLDVDYQRGRYVVVYYNGKYYGVHDLRERNNEYYYETKYGLDASDIDLIDANNDASAGSATDYKAMIEWLQSNELTSDANYQKIADQIDVDNYMNYMQAEMFVNNGDWPHNNMKKWRVASQKSKWKWFLYDVDFGFGAGYNTQNSNVFSYVTNANGTNGMGMGMVPGMGGQQQTSGSISEHTILMIRLLQNEGFKNAFINRFCVLLSMNFSADRLVKRIDELQSQVQAEVARDVEFWGYDASSVSSNLETIKNFAQTRQAKVREQMESYFALGSSVEMTLTVQGSGQIAVHDLPLDQSSMTLNFYSGVPVTLTAVSNAGGVFIGWSDGVTDITRTVNPGEMTTITATFK from the coding sequence ATGAAATTCAATTTATGGGATGTATGGTTTTGTTGTGTCCTGGCGTGTGTGGTGGCATGCTCGGACAGCTCATCTGGAGCAAGTTCAGATGAAATCGAACCTGATGAAATTTCGTCGGGTTCACAAATTGGAATTGATGGCGAGGGGAATCCGGTTTCTGCGAATAGTTCTGCGGTGATAGACGATCCGCAAAACCCGCAGGGAAATTCTTCGTCTTCCAAGAAAAGCGATGGCTCGCACGATGGGCCTCTCCCTGGAGAAGACCCTGATATGGTTCCGGTCGATACGACGGTGCCGTTTATCGGTAATTTCCCGGTGATTTTCTCGGAGGTTTCTCCGTCGAATGCGAATTTCAAGGATAACGATGGTAATGACCCCGGCTGGCTCGAACTTTACAATACGAGTGATGCTCCGGTAAGTCTTAAGGGTATTGCTCTGAGTAATGACGCCAGGTTCCCGCGTCGGTGGGTGTTCGGTGATGCGACGGTTCCTGCGAAGGGGCACATGATCGTGTTCCTTTCGGGCAAGAACTATGCGGATTACATTGCTCCTTCTGATTCGGTCAATATGATTGGGACCGATTGCAGTTCCGAAGCTTCGGCTGGCAGTGGCTTTGGCATGATGCCGGGCTTTGACTTTGGCGGCGGCATGGGTGACTTTGGTGGCGGAGCCATCCCCGGTATGGGGGGTGATGCAGGTGCCGGAAACAATGGCGCAGGAGCTACGGGAGCCACAACGACATCGAATGCCGAAAACCTGCCGGGAAAGTCTTCGCTGTGCTTCAATGAAAATGGCGTAAACCAGGTGGGTGCCGTCATGAGGGTGGCGCAAGGGGGAACGTACACGCGGCTGGTGGTGAATTCCGGTGCCGCAAAACTCGGTAACGCCGACCAGCTCGTGATTCGCGGGTTTATCACCAAGACTCACAAAATTCGCGTGAATTTCAAGGAAGGCAACGATATTAGTGCGTGGACGGGCAAGAACCTTCGCGGAACGGGCGATTCATCGTCGGTGTACTACGTAAGGCTTGGCGACAACGCGACTGACCTTAAGCGTAACAATGTGACTGCTACGACTTTCGCGACGGAAACGCAGGGCTCTGAATCGACGACGATCAAGGTGACGTCTTATATTGCTCGCAAGCGCGGTCACGAACCGCACACGACTTTCAAGGCGGAAGACCAGGGCGGTGTGCTTTACTTGGTGAACGAAACGGGAATCCTGGATTCGGTGCGCTATTCCGCGGTGCCTACGGGGGCGTCCTGGTCTCGCGATGCGGCGGGTAACTGGGGTTTTGCATCACCTTCGCCATACGGCAACACGGTGGGCGAGGTGTTTGCAGTGCAGGCGCAGTCGAATGCGGTGAATATTCCGCCTTCGGGTTTCTATTCCTCTGCGGTGACGGTTTCTTTCCCGGCGGGTACGCGCTGCGAACAGGGTGGAGCGGAACCGACAGCGAATTCACCAACGGTAGAACAGGCTTTGACGATAAATGCGACTGCTGTGCTCCGCTGCCGCACCTATGCCGTGGGGTCTTATCCGAGCGAAGAAATTATTCGCACCTATGTTTTTGAAAGTCAGCCTTCGATCGCAACGTTGTTTGTGACTACCGATCCGCTTTCGATGTTCAGCCCCGATACGGGTCTGTATATGACGGGTAACGGAGCCGCGATGATGGATTCGAAGAAGGGAGCGAATTTCTGGAGCAACCGCGAACTTCCCGTTTACGTGGAAATGTTTGAACCTGGCTCTCCGAAAACTCCTGCGTTCGGCGTGATGGGCGACTACAAGATTTCGGGACAGTATAGCCGCGCGAAAGAAAAAAAGTCGTTCTCGATTACTTTGCGTGAAGAATATGGCGATAAACGCCTCAAATACACGCTGTTCCCGGATCACCCCGAGCTCAAAAAGTTCAAGGCGTTCTCGCTCCGTAATTTTGGAAACAACAGTGGTGACGACTATGTGCGCGACCGCATCGGAACTTCGATGACAGAAGGCCTGGATGTCGATTACCAACGTGGGCGTTATGTTGTTGTGTACTACAATGGCAAGTACTACGGTGTGCACGATTTGCGCGAACGTAACAACGAATACTATTACGAAACCAAGTACGGTCTTGATGCTTCGGATATCGACTTGATCGATGCTAATAACGATGCTTCTGCCGGTTCGGCGACCGATTACAAGGCGATGATTGAGTGGCTCCAGAGTAACGAACTTACGAGTGACGCCAACTATCAGAAAATTGCCGACCAGATTGATGTCGACAACTACATGAACTACATGCAGGCCGAAATGTTCGTGAATAATGGCGACTGGCCTCACAATAACATGAAAAAGTGGCGCGTCGCGAGCCAAAAGAGCAAATGGAAATGGTTCCTGTATGATGTCGATTTCGGTTTTGGCGCAGGCTACAATACGCAGAATAGTAACGTGTTCAGCTATGTAACCAATGCAAATGGTACGAACGGCATGGGCATGGGAATGGTGCCTGGCATGGGCGGCCAACAGCAGACGAGTGGCTCCATTTCGGAACACACGATTCTCATGATTCGCTTGCTTCAGAATGAAGGTTTCAAGAATGCTTTCATCAACCGCTTCTGCGTACTCTTGTCCATGAACTTCTCTGCCGATAGGCTTGTAAAGCGCATTGACGAATTGCAGTCGCAGGTGCAGGCCGAAGTGGCGCGTGATGTGGAATTCTGGGGCTATGATGCATCGTCTGTAAGCAGTAATCTTGAAACGATAAAGAACTTTGCGCAGACTCGCCAGGCGAAGGTCCGTGAACAGATGGAATCGTATTTTGCGCTGGGGTCATCGGTAGAAATGACGCTCACGGTGCAGGGCTCGGGCCAAATTGCCGTACATGACTTGCCGCTAGACCAAAGCTCGATGACGTTGAATTTCTATAGCGGTGTTCCCGTGACGCTGACTGCAGTATCTAATGCGGGGGGGGTGTTCATTGGTTGGAGCGATGGCGTTACTGATATTACGCGTACCGTCAACCCCGGCGAAATGACGACGATTACCGCAACATTTAAATAA
- a CDS encoding PD-(D/E)XK nuclease family transposase, translating into MSKSISEKLKGQVYIDPRLDTGFKNLFASKAAIKDFLDGILQLQGDDRIKDLSYSFDHTLRFRVPEERNVILDAFATTGTRRFLDIEMQKAEHDFFIDRTVLYKAFQIIKGKQEMENSDEFKNLSREQKEYRRYEIPESVSIWICDFELPQTVGNYIDEWAIYSRESLKNGIFNTISAKNKYIMVNLPRFNKTVDEIVDPVDVWLYVLKHASDGKELPNFGSTIVSEALDRIKIDNLDNSTLNELEREMTTKEEMECRLAGAKIRTQLETRLEMVDAMLANGKLTDEEISDMSEIPLEEIQKRRALREKKL; encoded by the coding sequence ATGAGTAAATCCATTTCTGAAAAATTGAAAGGACAAGTCTATATTGATCCGCGACTTGATACGGGGTTCAAGAATCTGTTTGCAAGCAAGGCGGCAATCAAGGATTTCTTGGACGGAATTTTGCAATTGCAAGGCGACGACCGAATCAAGGATCTCAGCTATTCTTTCGACCATACGCTCCGTTTCAGGGTTCCCGAAGAGAGAAACGTCATCTTGGATGCATTCGCAACCACGGGAACCAGGCGCTTTCTGGACATTGAAATGCAAAAGGCGGAGCACGATTTTTTCATCGACCGCACCGTACTGTACAAGGCGTTTCAGATTATCAAGGGCAAACAGGAAATGGAAAACTCGGACGAATTCAAGAACCTCTCCAGAGAACAGAAGGAATACAGGCGCTACGAAATTCCTGAGAGCGTGTCCATTTGGATTTGTGACTTCGAATTGCCCCAGACTGTAGGAAATTATATCGACGAATGGGCTATTTACAGCAGGGAATCGCTGAAAAATGGTATTTTCAACACCATTTCCGCGAAAAATAAGTATATTATGGTTAACCTGCCCAGGTTCAACAAGACCGTTGATGAAATCGTCGACCCCGTTGACGTTTGGCTCTACGTACTCAAGCATGCCAGCGATGGCAAGGAATTGCCCAATTTCGGGAGCACCATCGTCAGCGAGGCTCTAGACCGCATCAAGATCGACAACCTGGACAATAGCACCTTGAACGAGCTGGAGAGAGAAATGACTACAAAAGAGGAAATGGAATGCCGCCTCGCCGGAGCCAAAATCAGGACTCAACTCGAAACACGGCTCGAAATGGTCGATGCCATGCTCGCCAACGGAAAGTTGACCGATGAAGAAATCTCTGATATGTCAGAAATTCCGTTAGAAGAAATTCAGAAACGCAGGGCTCTTCGCGAAAAAAAGCTTTAA
- a CDS encoding FRG domain-containing protein yields the protein MAACHNVYSVADYLEILKNFSRYGLDGCRDNVQIYFRGEPEDYGETAGQPGIARGNRLEGDNESDLFRECERRLSHEFINCKSTFEKLVLMQHYGIPTRVLDVSIDSLQALFFALYHDPKYPYDDKKDSVVLVYEVPKESIRSWHSDVVSVISNIAVYHYDDLDIRGLSNSTDEFERKAFNENDSIKHLLHEIRAEKPYFESWIKKDNMESVYCVHPLLDNPRIRSQQGAFLLFGMDGDKHHLATLETNKGPEIRLAKLLIPYCAKARIREELNLLGRTIDTVYPDWTGVSDYFSRFYGKNPEEYYP from the coding sequence ATGGCAGCCTGTCACAATGTTTATTCCGTTGCTGACTATCTGGAAATTCTTAAGAATTTCTCGCGGTATGGTCTTGATGGTTGTCGCGATAATGTTCAAATCTATTTTCGGGGCGAGCCTGAGGATTATGGAGAAACAGCTGGGCAACCTGGAATTGCTCGAGGAAATCGGCTTGAAGGAGATAACGAGTCGGACTTATTTCGAGAATGTGAAAGAAGGCTTAGTCATGAATTCATAAACTGTAAGTCGACTTTTGAAAAATTGGTTTTGATGCAGCATTATGGAATTCCGACGAGAGTTCTTGATGTTTCTATAGATTCCTTGCAAGCTTTATTTTTTGCATTATATCACGATCCTAAATATCCCTATGATGACAAAAAGGATTCAGTCGTTTTGGTCTATGAGGTCCCGAAGGAATCGATTCGCAGCTGGCATTCCGATGTTGTAAGCGTCATTTCAAATATTGCAGTTTATCATTACGACGATCTTGATATAAGAGGCTTGTCAAATTCTACAGATGAATTCGAGCGAAAGGCTTTCAATGAAAATGATTCTATCAAGCACTTACTTCATGAAATTAGGGCTGAAAAACCTTATTTTGAATCATGGATAAAAAAGGATAATATGGAGTCCGTTTATTGCGTTCATCCTCTTTTAGATAATCCAAGGATTCGTTCTCAGCAAGGAGCGTTTTTGCTGTTTGGAATGGATGGCGATAAGCATCACTTGGCGACCTTAGAAACCAACAAAGGTCCCGAAATTCGTTTGGCTAAACTTCTTATTCCGTATTGCGCTAAGGCCCGAATCCGCGAAGAGCTTAATCTGCTTGGCCGAACCATAGACACGGTATATCCCGATTGGACTGGCGTATCGGATTATTTCTCCAGATTCTATGGCAAAAATCCAGAAGAATACTATCCCTGA